In the Muricauda sp. MAR_2010_75 genome, one interval contains:
- a CDS encoding helix-turn-helix domain-containing protein has protein sequence MDKSKEIKKLAERIKSLRLQKGYSSYEGFANDHGIHRAQFGRYETGTDMQYTSLLKVAQAFDMTLEEFFSEGFD, from the coding sequence ATGGACAAATCCAAGGAGATTAAGAAATTAGCTGAGCGTATCAAATCCTTACGACTTCAAAAAGGATATTCAAGCTATGAAGGTTTTGCCAATGACCATGGTATCCATCGTGCACAATTTGGTCGTTATGAAACTGGAACGGATATGCAATACACCAGTCTTCTCAAAGTTGCCCAAGCTTTTGACATGACCCTTGAGGAATTTTTCAGTGAAGGTTTCGATTAA
- a CDS encoding leucine-rich repeat protein, protein MKKFVPVLLLCLVIYACSSSSDDPAPPEETLSAPSVSTTAVTAIEETSAVSGGNVTDDGGANIISRGICWSTSANPTTADTKTSDGTGTGSFTSNLTGLDANTEYHVRAYATNSEGTAYGEQVSFTTLEEESLSAPTVSTTSITEIDVTTAVSGGSIVTNGGSEIISKGICWSVNPDPTINDNSTSEGTGDDSFTSNLTGLDANTEYYVRAYATNSEGTAYGEQVSFTTLEEVSLTTPTVSTTSITEIGVTTAVSGGSIVTNGGSEIISKGICWSVNPDPTINDNSTSDGTGNDSFISNLTELDANTEYYVRAYATNSEGTAYGEQLTFTTLEVLGGIYEGDLVFTSQQQIDDFGEEGYIGVNGSITIGNFVNGQTDITNLDGLSTIETVASFLTIFANNAPLTQIDGLSGLTSIGGDLSVQFNNSLANLNGLSNLTSIGGKLFISGNNLLANITGLANVASIGGNIEIIQNDALLNLQGLEKITVVNGILDIARNFALTSLQGLGSVTVVNGDLNLYFNSELSDISALSNLETIGGDFYVFQSYALTEITGFDNLTHIGGRLFLRGNDALVEVNGFTLVESLGGVQIDNNDVLASITGFDSLVSVQGEFNLFGNFALSNIGAFGSISNIEGDITIGNSNLVDLSGLIGLTTTGGNLEISSNDILVELNGLQNLETIGGDLVITNNGNLSDFCDLQTLINNGFTGVYTVDGNFYNPSQIDIANGLCN, encoded by the coding sequence ATGAAAAAATTTGTCCCTGTCCTACTTCTTTGCCTTGTTATTTATGCATGTAGCTCTAGCTCTGATGACCCCGCACCCCCGGAAGAAACACTTTCAGCACCTTCGGTTTCCACAACAGCGGTGACCGCAATTGAAGAAACTTCGGCAGTAAGTGGAGGTAATGTCACCGATGACGGAGGAGCCAATATCATTTCACGAGGAATCTGTTGGAGCACCAGCGCCAACCCAACAACTGCGGACACCAAAACTTCCGACGGAACCGGAACCGGAAGCTTTACCAGTAATCTTACGGGTCTGGATGCCAATACCGAATATCACGTAAGGGCATATGCCACCAATAGTGAAGGAACAGCATATGGGGAGCAAGTCAGTTTCACGACTTTGGAAGAAGAATCCCTGTCCGCTCCTACGGTTTCCACTACGTCTATCACCGAAATAGATGTGACCACAGCTGTAAGCGGAGGAAGTATTGTAACCAATGGCGGGAGCGAAATCATTTCCAAAGGAATTTGCTGGAGCGTTAATCCTGATCCTACCATAAATGACAATAGTACTTCTGAAGGAACAGGAGACGATAGCTTTACCAGCAATCTTACGGGCCTGGATGCCAATACCGAATATTATGTACGGGCATATGCCACCAACAGTGAAGGAACAGCGTATGGAGAACAGGTTAGCTTTACTACGCTGGAAGAAGTATCCCTGACCACTCCTACGGTGTCAACTACATCCATCACCGAAATAGGTGTGACCACAGCTGTAAGCGGAGGAAGTATTGTAACCAATGGCGGCAGTGAAATCATTTCCAAAGGAATTTGCTGGAGCGTTAATCCTGACCCTACCATAAATGACAATAGTACTTCTGATGGAACTGGGAACGATAGTTTTATCAGCAATTTGACCGAACTGGATGCCAATACCGAATATTATGTAAGGGCGTATGCCACCAACAGCGAAGGAACAGCGTATGGAGAACAACTTACTTTTACCACTCTAGAGGTGCTTGGCGGCATCTACGAAGGTGACCTTGTATTCACCAGTCAACAACAGATTGATGATTTTGGAGAAGAAGGCTATATTGGGGTTAACGGAAGTATTACCATTGGCAATTTCGTAAATGGGCAAACAGACATCACCAATTTGGATGGATTGAGCACCATAGAAACCGTGGCCTCCTTTTTGACCATTTTTGCAAACAATGCACCCCTCACCCAAATTGATGGCCTAAGCGGTTTAACATCAATTGGTGGAGACCTCTCCGTGCAGTTCAATAATTCCCTCGCTAATCTTAATGGTCTTAGCAACTTGACCAGTATTGGGGGTAAATTGTTTATTTCGGGTAATAATCTGTTGGCCAATATTACAGGACTTGCCAACGTGGCATCTATTGGTGGTAACATTGAGATAATTCAAAATGATGCCTTGCTCAACTTGCAAGGTTTGGAAAAAATTACAGTGGTCAATGGCATATTGGACATCGCAAGAAACTTTGCGCTAACCAGTTTACAGGGACTTGGTTCTGTCACTGTGGTAAATGGTGATCTTAATCTATATTTTAATTCTGAACTGTCAGACATAAGTGCACTGAGCAACTTAGAAACTATCGGCGGTGATTTTTATGTTTTCCAAAGCTATGCTTTAACGGAAATCACAGGTTTTGATAACCTAACCCATATTGGGGGCCGATTATTTCTGAGGGGCAACGACGCCTTGGTTGAAGTTAATGGGTTTACCTTAGTTGAATCATTAGGAGGAGTCCAAATTGATAACAATGATGTACTTGCAAGTATAACCGGCTTTGACAGCTTGGTATCTGTACAAGGAGAATTCAACCTCTTTGGAAACTTTGCTCTGAGCAATATTGGGGCCTTCGGCAGTATTTCCAATATTGAAGGAGATATTACAATCGGAAATTCCAATTTAGTTGATTTAAGTGGGTTGATTGGGTTGACAACAACGGGGGGTAATTTGGAAATATCTTCAAATGATATTCTGGTAGAATTGAATGGCTTGCAAAATCTCGAAACAATTGGTGGTGATTTGGTCATTACGAACAATGGAAATCTAAGTGACTTTTGCGACCTACAGACCTTAATTAATAATGGCTTTACAGGAGTTTACACCGTTGATGGCAATTTCTACAACCCTTCCCAGATAGACATTGCCAATGGTTTATGTAATTGA
- a CDS encoding DUF3124 domain-containing protein codes for MQKLVLIVLSLFILSCAEKAQKEVSSMHPVNWNNRTVTLSASDSLVQGISYLSVYSQIYSETEHRTHNLTGTISMRNTNLRDTIYINKAEYFDTRGNSIRTYFNKPIYIQPMETVEIVIDEKDQSGGTGANFLFQWSIKPNTHEPYFEGVMISTSGQQGLSFTTKGIRVE; via the coding sequence ATGCAAAAGTTGGTCTTGATCGTTTTGTCGCTCTTTATCCTTTCCTGCGCCGAAAAAGCGCAAAAAGAGGTGAGTTCCATGCATCCGGTAAACTGGAACAACCGCACGGTAACGCTTTCGGCCAGTGATTCCTTGGTGCAGGGGATCAGTTACCTTTCCGTCTATTCCCAAATCTACAGCGAAACGGAGCACCGCACCCATAACCTTACGGGGACCATCAGCATGCGGAACACCAACCTCAGGGATACCATCTACATTAACAAAGCGGAATATTTTGATACCCGTGGCAATTCCATCCGTACCTATTTCAACAAACCCATCTACATCCAACCCATGGAAACCGTGGAAATTGTGATCGATGAAAAAGACCAATCTGGTGGAACAGGGGCCAATTTCTTGTTCCAATGGTCCATAAAACCCAATACACACGAACCTTATTTTGAGGGGGTGATGATCTCAACATCCGGGCAACAAGGACTGTCCTTCACTACCAAGGGCATTCGGGTGGAATGA
- a CDS encoding D-arabinono-1,4-lactone oxidase produces the protein MKRKQFIKSSSMAVAGGMLLPNLACLDKKKETVTAQATPPRTNWAGNYTYQAEKLYEPTSAEEVQQLVKEFGQQKALGSRHCFNNIADSPKNQISTKNLNRVVSLDTENKTITVESGARYGDFSEELYKKGYALHNLASLPHITVAGACSTGTHGSGVANGNLATPVVALELVTPSGELVTINRNHPDFYGIVVGLGAFGIVTKITLEIEEAYDVTQNIFLDLPLSAMVENFDEIMSAGYSVSLFTDWMDDKISEVWIKRRVDAEHEAFSDDFHGATAATENVHPIAALSAEACSEQMGIPGPWYDRLPHFKMGFTPSAGEELQSEFFIPRENAVEAVLALEKMKNEINPHLMITEVRTIAADEFWMSPCYHQDSVAIHFTWKQKPKEVMALLPKIEATLAPFNVKPHWGKLFTVNPNTLHERYEKFGDFLALAKKYDPEGKFKNDYLDLNIY, from the coding sequence ATGAAACGTAAGCAATTCATTAAATCATCCTCCATGGCTGTGGCGGGCGGAATGTTACTGCCCAATCTCGCCTGTTTGGACAAGAAAAAAGAAACCGTGACCGCACAAGCTACTCCTCCTCGAACAAATTGGGCTGGAAACTATACCTACCAAGCCGAAAAATTATATGAGCCTACTTCCGCCGAAGAGGTACAACAACTGGTAAAAGAATTCGGGCAGCAAAAGGCCTTGGGCTCTCGACACTGTTTTAACAACATTGCGGATAGTCCAAAAAACCAGATTTCCACCAAAAACCTGAACAGAGTGGTCAGTCTGGATACTGAAAACAAGACCATCACTGTGGAAAGTGGTGCTCGGTACGGGGATTTTAGTGAAGAGCTTTATAAAAAGGGTTATGCACTTCATAATCTGGCCTCCTTGCCCCATATTACGGTGGCAGGCGCCTGTTCCACAGGAACACATGGCTCTGGGGTCGCCAATGGCAATTTGGCCACTCCGGTAGTGGCTTTGGAACTGGTCACCCCGAGTGGTGAGCTGGTGACTATAAACCGCAACCATCCCGACTTTTACGGTATTGTGGTGGGCTTGGGTGCTTTTGGCATCGTTACCAAAATCACCCTGGAAATTGAAGAAGCTTATGATGTTACCCAAAACATTTTTTTGGACTTGCCTTTAAGCGCCATGGTCGAAAATTTTGATGAAATCATGTCCGCTGGGTACAGTGTGAGCCTATTTACGGATTGGATGGATGACAAAATCAGTGAGGTTTGGATAAAACGTCGGGTAGATGCAGAGCATGAAGCCTTTAGTGATGATTTTCATGGGGCTACCGCCGCCACGGAAAATGTACATCCCATTGCCGCTCTTTCCGCGGAAGCTTGTTCAGAACAAATGGGCATTCCTGGACCGTGGTATGACCGTTTGCCTCATTTTAAAATGGGCTTTACCCCAAGTGCGGGTGAGGAACTCCAGTCCGAATTCTTTATCCCTCGTGAAAATGCAGTGGAAGCTGTCTTGGCATTGGAAAAAATGAAGAATGAGATCAATCCGCATTTGATGATCACTGAAGTGAGAACTATTGCTGCGGATGAATTTTGGATGAGTCCCTGTTATCATCAGGACTCTGTGGCCATTCACTTTACCTGGAAGCAAAAACCAAAGGAAGTCATGGCATTGCTTCCAAAAATTGAAGCCACTTTGGCACCGTTCAACGTAAAACCACATTGGGGAAAATTGTTCACGGTAAATCCAAACACGCTGCATGAGCGGTACGAGAAATTTGGCGATTTCTTGGCCTTGGCCAAAAAATACGACCCCGAAGGGAAATTCAAGAACGACTATCTGGATTTGAACATTTACTAG
- a CDS encoding formate--tetrahydrofolate ligase, whose amino-acid sequence MTDLQIAKEVELQPISAISEKFGIPADAIEMYGKYKAKLPLKAIDKEKAKKSYLILVSAISPTPAGEGKTTMSIGLSEGLNRLKKKTTVVLREPSLGPVFGIKGGATGGGYSQVLPMEDINLHFTGDFAAIEKAHNLLAAIIDNNIQSKTNSLLLDPRTIGWKRVMDMNDRSLRHVIVGLGGTTSGVPRETGFDITAASEIMAILCLAENLSDLKQRLGNIFVGYTFDKKPVYAKDLKAEGAIAALLKDAIKPNLVQTIEGNPAIIHGGPFANIAQGTNTVIATMMGMSHSEYTVTEAGFGFDLGAEKFFDIKCQSAGLKPKAVVLTTTIRALKYHGGVDLKSLTEPNVEALKKGLPNLEKHLENIAKFQVVPVISINKFTSDTEEEIQVIKDLAASKGIRVAIADVWAKGGEGALDLAQKVIDVVESNASNFKPLYNWNSSVKDKIATIATEIYGAEYVDYTAKAKSNLRKIADMGLEQLPVCIAKTQKSLSDNPALLGRPKDFIITVREIEIAVGAGFLIPITGDIMRMPGLPAHPASENIDINDDGEITGLF is encoded by the coding sequence ATGACCGATTTGCAAATTGCGAAGGAGGTTGAACTTCAACCCATTTCCGCTATTTCCGAAAAATTCGGCATTCCCGCCGATGCGATTGAAATGTACGGGAAGTACAAGGCCAAACTCCCTTTAAAAGCCATTGACAAGGAAAAGGCAAAAAAGAGCTATCTTATTTTGGTTTCGGCCATTTCCCCAACTCCCGCTGGTGAAGGAAAGACCACCATGTCCATTGGGTTGTCCGAAGGTTTGAATCGGTTGAAGAAAAAGACCACGGTGGTGCTTCGTGAACCTTCACTGGGACCCGTTTTTGGGATAAAAGGAGGGGCTACCGGAGGTGGCTATTCCCAAGTGCTGCCCATGGAGGACATCAACTTGCATTTTACAGGGGATTTTGCGGCCATTGAAAAAGCGCACAACCTTTTGGCCGCCATTATAGACAATAACATCCAAAGCAAAACCAACTCTTTGCTTTTGGACCCTCGCACCATTGGTTGGAAACGGGTGATGGACATGAATGATCGTTCCTTGCGGCATGTGATTGTGGGGTTGGGAGGAACCACTTCGGGTGTCCCACGGGAAACGGGATTTGATATTACGGCAGCATCTGAAATCATGGCCATTCTCTGCCTGGCCGAAAACCTCAGCGATTTAAAGCAGCGTTTGGGAAACATTTTCGTGGGCTACACTTTTGACAAAAAACCCGTTTATGCCAAAGACCTTAAGGCGGAAGGAGCCATAGCCGCTTTGCTGAAAGATGCCATAAAGCCCAATTTGGTGCAGACCATTGAGGGGAATCCGGCCATCATCCATGGAGGTCCGTTTGCGAATATTGCGCAAGGTACCAATACGGTCATCGCCACTATGATGGGTATGTCCCATTCTGAATATACGGTTACCGAAGCGGGATTTGGATTTGACCTTGGCGCCGAAAAATTCTTCGACATCAAGTGCCAAAGTGCTGGATTAAAACCCAAGGCCGTGGTACTCACTACTACTATCCGGGCTTTAAAATACCATGGGGGCGTAGATTTAAAATCGTTAACCGAGCCTAATGTGGAGGCCCTTAAAAAAGGGTTGCCCAATCTGGAAAAACACTTGGAAAACATTGCCAAGTTTCAGGTGGTTCCGGTAATTTCCATAAACAAGTTTACCTCAGATACGGAAGAGGAAATTCAAGTCATCAAAGATTTAGCAGCCTCCAAAGGGATTCGCGTAGCAATCGCTGATGTTTGGGCAAAAGGAGGGGAAGGTGCTTTGGATTTGGCCCAAAAAGTGATTGATGTGGTGGAATCCAACGCCTCCAACTTTAAACCTTTGTACAATTGGAATTCCAGTGTCAAAGATAAAATTGCCACCATAGCTACCGAAATCTATGGTGCCGAATACGTGGATTACACGGCTAAGGCCAAGTCCAATCTTCGGAAAATTGCTGACATGGGTTTGGAACAGCTGCCGGTCTGTATTGCCAAGACGCAAAAGTCTTTATCGGACAATCCTGCATTATTGGGAAGACCCAAGGATTTTATCATTACGGTCCGGGAGATTGAAATTGCCGTTGGTGCCGGTTTTTTAATTCCAATTACCGGTGACATTATGCGGATGCCAGGACTACCTGCACATCCTGCTTCAGAGAATATCGACATTAATGATGATGGAGAAATCACTGGCCTGTTCTAA
- a CDS encoding glycine--tRNA ligase, producing the protein MANQEDIFKKVISHAKEYGYVFQSSEIYDGLSAVYDYGQNGAELKKNIREYWWKAMVQLNENIVGIDAAIFMHPTTWKASGHVDAFNDPLIDNKDSKKRYRADVLIEDYVAKIEAKIEKEVAKAEKRFGDNFDKEQFLSTNQRVMDYQAKADEILKRMGKSLEKEDLADVKALIEELEIVCPVSGSKNWTDVKQFNLMFGTKLGASADSAMDLYLRPETAQGIFVNFLNVQKTGRMKIPFGIAQTGKAFRNEIVARQFIFRMREFEQMEMQFFIKPGTQMEWYEAWKEKRMKWHLSLGMGEDNYRFHDHEKLAHYADAAADIEFKFPFGFKELEGIHSRTDFDLGNHEKYSGKKLQYFDPELNESYVPYVLETSIGLDRMFLAVFSNALQEEELDNGTTRTVLKIPAVLAPNKVAVLPLLKRDGLPEVAQKLVDELKWDFNVDYDEKDAVGRRYRRQDAAGTPFCVTVDHQTLEDDTVTIRHRDTMDQKRVKLSEVKDIISKEVDMRYWLQKI; encoded by the coding sequence ATGGCAAATCAGGAAGACATTTTTAAGAAGGTTATCTCCCATGCAAAGGAATACGGGTACGTGTTTCAATCCAGTGAGATTTATGACGGACTCAGTGCGGTTTATGACTACGGACAGAACGGCGCAGAGCTAAAGAAAAACATTCGCGAATATTGGTGGAAAGCCATGGTGCAGCTCAATGAGAACATTGTGGGCATTGATGCTGCCATTTTCATGCACCCGACCACCTGGAAGGCCTCCGGCCACGTGGATGCCTTCAACGACCCGTTGATAGACAACAAGGATTCCAAAAAAAGATACCGAGCCGATGTCTTGATAGAGGATTATGTGGCCAAAATCGAAGCTAAAATAGAAAAAGAGGTTGCTAAGGCCGAAAAGCGTTTTGGGGATAATTTTGATAAGGAACAGTTCCTGTCTACCAACCAGCGTGTCATGGATTATCAAGCTAAGGCTGATGAAATCCTAAAACGTATGGGGAAATCCTTGGAAAAAGAGGATTTGGCAGATGTTAAGGCCTTAATAGAGGAATTGGAGATTGTTTGCCCTGTTTCAGGATCCAAAAACTGGACCGATGTAAAGCAGTTCAACCTGATGTTTGGCACCAAATTGGGTGCTTCAGCTGATAGCGCCATGGACCTCTACCTTCGCCCTGAAACCGCACAAGGGATATTTGTCAATTTTTTGAATGTTCAGAAAACGGGACGCATGAAGATTCCGTTTGGAATTGCCCAAACCGGAAAAGCCTTCCGTAATGAGATTGTGGCTCGCCAGTTCATCTTCCGTATGCGAGAATTTGAACAAATGGAAATGCAATTTTTCATCAAGCCCGGCACCCAAATGGAGTGGTACGAGGCTTGGAAAGAAAAACGAATGAAATGGCACCTATCTTTGGGAATGGGCGAAGACAATTATCGTTTCCACGACCACGAAAAATTGGCTCACTACGCGGATGCCGCGGCTGATATCGAATTTAAATTTCCATTTGGATTTAAGGAATTGGAAGGAATCCATTCCCGAACTGATTTTGATTTGGGCAACCATGAAAAATATTCGGGCAAAAAACTGCAATACTTCGACCCAGAGTTGAACGAAAGCTATGTTCCTTATGTGTTGGAAACTTCCATTGGTCTAGACCGTATGTTTTTGGCCGTCTTCTCCAATGCATTGCAAGAGGAAGAGTTGGATAATGGTACCACACGAACCGTATTAAAAATCCCAGCCGTTTTGGCCCCCAACAAAGTGGCTGTTTTGCCTTTGTTGAAACGAGACGGTCTTCCCGAAGTGGCCCAAAAGTTGGTTGATGAGTTGAAATGGGATTTCAATGTGGATTACGATGAGAAGGATGCCGTTGGGCGCCGTTACCGTCGTCAAGATGCGGCAGGAACGCCATTCTGTGTTACCGTGGACCACCAAACCTTGGAAGATGACACGGTTACCATTCGCCATAGGGATACCATGGACCAAAAACGCGTGAAATTATCCGAGGTAAAGGACATCATCTCAAAAGAAGTGGACATGCGCTACTGGTTGCAGAAGATTTAG
- a CDS encoding ComF family protein, with translation MAKIINEINNILLPQVCFGCNAQLFRGERVLCAVCRHEMPLTDHNFLEENAVDRIFYGRIPIKKAASFVFFSKNGIVKNLLHWLKYKNQEQIGAFFGDWCGSLLERDGSLKKVDVVVPVPLHRKKLKKRGYNQVALFAQKIASSIGAEYRDDLLVKTLNTKTQTKKDRQLRWENSKEAFQLNYKAKTSFEHVLLVDDVITTGATIESCAKVLLQLKNVRVSVLSMAVVP, from the coding sequence TTGGCTAAGATAATAAACGAGATTAACAACATCCTATTGCCACAGGTATGTTTTGGATGTAATGCCCAATTATTCAGGGGAGAACGCGTTTTGTGTGCCGTTTGTCGACATGAAATGCCACTCACCGATCATAACTTTCTGGAAGAAAACGCGGTAGACCGTATATTTTATGGGAGAATTCCTATAAAAAAGGCAGCTTCGTTTGTTTTTTTCTCCAAAAATGGGATAGTAAAAAACTTGCTGCACTGGTTAAAATACAAAAATCAAGAGCAAATTGGAGCCTTTTTTGGGGATTGGTGTGGAAGTCTTTTGGAAAGAGACGGGAGTCTTAAAAAAGTCGATGTTGTGGTGCCCGTTCCCTTGCATCGGAAAAAACTGAAAAAAAGAGGCTATAACCAAGTAGCTTTATTTGCCCAAAAAATTGCCTCCTCCATTGGGGCGGAATATCGGGACGATCTGCTTGTAAAGACCCTTAACACAAAGACACAGACCAAAAAAGATCGGCAATTGCGTTGGGAGAACTCCAAAGAAGCCTTTCAACTCAATTACAAAGCCAAAACGTCCTTTGAACATGTGCTTTTGGTGGATGATGTCATTACTACCGGAGCTACCATAGAGTCCTGTGCCAAAGTGCTCTTGCAGCTTAAAAATGTCCGTGTTTCCGTACTGAGTATGGCCGTTGTGCCCTAG
- a CDS encoding Ig-like domain-containing protein — protein MAYIKKILGLLFFAFVVLALWQCAKRSGSPSGGPKDLTPPELIRAEPENFSTNFKAEKIRLYFDELIKLEDVQQQLVVSPPLKNQPEITPQGGPRKFIEITLKDTLKENTTYTLNFGQSLVDNNEGNPNSFLTYVFSTGDYIDSLTLSGAVKDAYNRKADEFVSVMLYEMDTAYTDSTVYKNLPNYIANTGDSLPLFELRNLKAGKYALFAIKDENKNNKFDQRSDKIGFLEDTITLPTDSIYLLNLFKELPDYSISVPSYVAKNRIIFGYQGDYKDIAIETLTELPDSVKTVIRKDREKDTLNYWITPTDLDSIIFTVTNTKMEMIDTFTVKTRKLPLDSLTLSNGLQGRFGFEDTFSVLANTPIASVDTTRIGLVVNDSVLASYKYSIDSLENKIYFDFDVEPNQKYRFAFLPGAVTDFFGIQNDTLDYNISTSSYADYGNLRFNLGGAVQYPLILQLLNEKAVIQREIIANEPKSFEFNNLDPGNYIVRVIFDENGNGKWDTGNYLKKIQPEKISYYPDVIEVRANWEMEQRFILTE, from the coding sequence ATGGCGTACATCAAAAAAATACTGGGTTTACTATTTTTCGCCTTTGTGGTCCTCGCCCTTTGGCAATGTGCCAAAAGATCTGGTTCTCCTTCAGGTGGCCCGAAAGACTTGACTCCTCCGGAACTCATACGTGCCGAGCCCGAAAATTTCTCAACCAATTTTAAAGCTGAAAAAATTCGGCTCTATTTTGATGAACTCATCAAATTGGAAGATGTACAACAGCAATTGGTCGTCTCGCCTCCTTTAAAAAATCAACCTGAAATAACCCCGCAGGGTGGCCCCAGAAAGTTTATTGAGATTACCCTGAAAGATACCTTAAAGGAAAATACCACCTATACCCTAAATTTTGGACAAAGTCTTGTGGACAACAATGAAGGGAATCCAAATAGTTTTTTAACCTATGTATTTTCAACGGGCGACTATATAGATTCTTTGACCTTAAGTGGAGCGGTAAAGGATGCTTATAACAGAAAAGCAGATGAGTTTGTGAGTGTGATGCTCTATGAAATGGACACAGCGTATACCGATTCCACAGTCTATAAAAACCTTCCCAATTATATTGCCAATACGGGAGACAGTCTGCCTCTTTTTGAGCTGAGGAACCTTAAGGCCGGAAAGTATGCCTTGTTTGCCATAAAGGATGAGAACAAAAACAATAAATTTGATCAAAGGTCCGACAAGATTGGATTTCTTGAAGACACCATAACATTGCCCACGGACTCCATTTATCTACTTAATTTGTTCAAGGAATTGCCAGATTATAGTATTTCAGTGCCCAGCTATGTTGCCAAAAACCGTATAATTTTTGGATATCAAGGAGATTACAAAGACATTGCTATTGAAACTTTAACAGAGCTTCCAGATTCAGTAAAAACCGTTATCCGAAAAGATCGGGAGAAAGATACCTTGAACTACTGGATCACTCCCACAGATTTGGACTCCATTATTTTTACCGTGACCAATACAAAAATGGAGATGATCGATACCTTTACGGTTAAAACCCGCAAACTGCCTTTGGACTCACTCACATTGAGCAATGGTCTTCAGGGTAGATTTGGTTTTGAGGATACTTTCAGTGTGTTGGCCAATACACCGATAGCCTCAGTGGATACAACCAGAATTGGACTTGTGGTCAACGATTCCGTACTGGCTTCCTATAAGTATTCCATTGATTCATTGGAAAACAAAATCTATTTTGACTTTGATGTTGAGCCCAATCAAAAGTATCGGTTTGCCTTCCTTCCTGGAGCTGTTACCGATTTTTTTGGGATTCAAAATGATACGTTGGACTACAATATCTCAACCAGCAGTTATGCGGATTATGGAAATTTACGCTTTAACCTTGGTGGAGCAGTCCAATACCCTCTTATATTGCAACTCTTGAACGAGAAAGCTGTGATACAAAGGGAAATTATTGCGAACGAACCCAAAAGCTTTGAATTCAACAATCTTGATCCGGGCAATTATATCGTTCGAGTAATTTTTGACGAGAATGGTAACGGAAAATGGGATACGGGTAATTACCTCAAAAAAATACAGCCCGAAAAAATCAGTTATTATCCCGATGTAATTGAAGTACGTGCCAATTGGGAAATGGAACAGCGTTTTATCCTAACAGAGTAA
- a CDS encoding amidohydrolase — translation MKSILKIALIQSPLHWEDPLGNREMFQEKIVAIPDEVDLIVLPEMFTTGFTMEPQNIAHPEGNATIAWMQKLAKQKQAALTGSIVYHEDNRYFNRLFFVLPNGDVKAYDKKHTFSLAGEDLVYEAGTQKLFVEYKGFKICPMICYDLRFPVWSRNVDDYDALIYVANWPKPRISAWDTLLQARAIENMAYTIGVNRIGLDGLNYEYSGHSAVYDTLGKKLAYSEEEEILYATLEKKHIETTRNKLRFLEDRDQFTLLG, via the coding sequence ATGAAATCAATACTCAAAATAGCACTTATTCAATCTCCGTTACACTGGGAAGATCCTTTGGGCAATAGGGAAATGTTCCAAGAAAAGATAGTAGCCATCCCTGATGAAGTGGATTTGATTGTTCTGCCGGAAATGTTTACCACGGGCTTTACCATGGAGCCCCAGAACATTGCACACCCTGAGGGAAATGCAACGATAGCCTGGATGCAAAAATTGGCCAAACAAAAACAAGCAGCCTTAACAGGAAGTATTGTTTATCATGAAGATAACAGATATTTCAATCGTCTGTTTTTTGTGTTGCCCAATGGGGATGTAAAAGCCTATGATAAAAAGCATACTTTTAGCTTGGCTGGAGAGGATTTGGTGTACGAAGCTGGTACCCAAAAGCTGTTTGTGGAGTATAAGGGATTTAAAATTTGCCCTATGATTTGCTATGACCTCAGATTTCCAGTTTGGTCCAGAAATGTGGATGACTACGATGCCTTGATTTATGTGGCCAATTGGCCAAAGCCCAGAATTTCTGCTTGGGATACCCTGCTCCAAGCCAGGGCCATTGAAAATATGGCCTATACCATTGGAGTCAACAGAATAGGATTGGACGGTTTGAACTATGAATATTCCGGACATTCAGCAGTGTACGATACTTTGGGTAAAAAATTAGCATACTCAGAAGAGGAAGAGATTTTGTATGCCACTTTGGAGAAGAAGCATATTGAAACTACTCGAAACAAGTTACGGTTTTTGGAGGACAGGGATCAGTTTACTCTGTTAGGATAA